GGTTCTAAATCTGGTTCTAAGTCTGGTTCATTAGAGCTGAATCTGGTTCTAAATCTGGTTCATTAGAGCTGAATCTGGTTCTAAGTCTGGTTCTAAGTCTGGTTCATTAGAGCTGAATCTGGTTCTAAGTCTGGTTCATTAGAGTTGAGTCTGGTTCCAAGTCTGGTTCTAACCTCTTCAGACTGATTCTGGTTCGCGTTTGACTCATTTGTTCCTGCCGTTTCCTCCTTCACCACTTCTTCTGCTGACTCATCTGGAACTGAACAGGAAGAAcatcacagacaggaagtacaccacagacaggaagtacaccacagacaggaagtTTTTTTACCTGCCAGGTGAGCGGCGAAGGTCCACAGGAAGGGGTTTTTATTCATACAGGACTCACAGATCATCTCCTGCAGCTCCACACAGTCTGGAACCTCACAGCCCAGGTGCTGTCAGAACCAACAGGAGAGGTCAGAACCAACAGGAGAGGTTAGAACCAACAGGAGAGGTTAGAACCAACAGGTGAGGTTAGAACCAACAGGTGAGGTTAGAACCAACAGGAGAGGTCAGAACCAACAGGAGAGGTCAGAACCAACAGGTGAGGTTAGAACCAACAGGAGAGGTTAGAACCAACAGGAGAGGTCAGAACCAACAGGAGAGGTTAGAACCAACAGGAGAGGTCAGAACCAACAGGTGAGGTCAGAACCAACAGGTGAGGTTAGAACCAACAGGAGAGATTAGAACCAACAGGTGAGGTTAGAACCAACAGGTGAGGTTAGAACCAACAGGAGAGATTAGAACCAACAGGAGAGGTTAGAACCAACAGGTGAGGTCAGAACCTCCATAGTTTAACCAACAGTCATATCAAGGAAACGTTTAAATTAATGCCGCAGAAGGATTAACAGCTGAACGCAGGCGGAGGTTCAGATCCCCCCCCGACTCTAACCGACCAAGGAAAGAGTCACATGAAGATCATTGTGCTCCATAAAACATTCATTAGTTAATAGTGAAGTCGGACTCACCCTGCCGTGCAGCCAATcctcacacaccacacactgaATCATTTCATCCTCCACCTGAAACCAGAAGGAGCCAATCACAGTGAGGCACAGCCCCCGTACAGGAAGCAGGGCAGCTCCCGTACAGGAAGCAGGGCAGCTCCCGTACAGGAAGCAGGGCAGGTaaggttcaggtgtgtcagctGTGTCTCACCTGGTCTTCTGGATCCGGGTAGGGCCGGCTGCAGGTGCAGTACTCTCCAAAGAAGTTGTGGCTGTATTTGTTGAGACTGTTGAGCTCGTCTTTGTCCTGCAAcgcacacacagctgatcaatgcacacacctgaacacagcGCAGTGATGTCACTATAATCACACCTGCCAGGAGAGCAGGCGGCTGTGATGTCATAACTCACAGGAAAGAGTTTACACTGCAGCTCTGtgaacttcctgtttccacAGTCACAGCGGAAATTCCTGCAGAGAAGAAGTGATCAATACGATCAACATGATCAACATGATCAATACGATCAACATGATCAATACGATCAATACAATCAATACGATCAACATGATCAATACAATCAATACGATCAACATGATCAACATGATCAACATGATCAACATGATCAATACGATCAACACGATCAATACGATCAACATGATCAATACGATCAATACGATCAACATGATCAACATGATCAACATGATCAACATGATCAACATGATCAATACGATCAACACGATCAACACGATCAACATGATCAATACGATCAATACGATCAACATGATCAACATGATCAATACGATCAATACGATCAACATGATCAATACGATCAACACGATCAACATGATCAACATGATCAATACGATCAACACGATCAATACGATCAACATGATCAACATGATCAATACGATCAATACAATCAACATGATCAATACGATCAATACAATCAACATGATCAATACGATCAACATGATCAATATGATCAATACGATCAACACGATCAATACGATCAACATGATCAATACGATCAACATGATCAATACGATCAACATGATCAACATGATCAATACGATCAACATGATCAATACGATCAACACGATCAATACGATCAACATGATCAACATGATCAATACGATCAATACGATCAATATGAAACTTCGCAGCATGTTTGTGAACAGATGATTataattatcacattttaatgaaactgtataaactgatcaataatcaatatgaatgatgaatgatgtcatcaccTCTTGGTGTAGAGCTCGAAGAGGTCGTGACCTTCGTGGCATTTATATGAACACGCTAAGCACACGCCTGCTGGCTCTCCGCCCCGAGGAGAACACGTGTTACACGCATAGAGAGCCTGCCGCTGCACGTagccctgcaacacacacacacacacacacacacacacacacattaatacacacacacatacattaatacacacacacacatacacacattaacctCTTAAGCCCGAGAGGGCAACAGCGCCGCCAATAATTGTCTCAGGGCGGCTGTGTGAGCTTTTATACACATCTAACCCTgacaccactagatggcagcgtgTTATACTCTgtttccaccactagatggcagcgtaagtgtgttgtactctgcttccaccactagatggcagcgttagtgtgttatactctgcttccacctctagatggcagtgtgttgtactctgctgacaccactagatggcagtgtaagtgtgttgtactctgcttccaccactagatggcagcgtaagtgtgttgtactctgcttccaccactagatggcagcgtaagtgtgctgtactctgcttccaccactagatggcagcgttagtgtgttatactctgcttccacctctagatggcagtgtaagtgtgttgtactctgctgacaccactagatggcagtgtaagtgtgttgtactctgcttccaccactagatggcagtgtgttgtactctgcttccaccactagatggcagtgtaagtgtgttgtactctgcttccaccactagatggcagtgtaagtgtgttgtactctgcttccaccactagatggcagtgtgttgtactctgcttccaccactagatggcagtgtgttatactctgcttccaccactagatggcagcgtaagtgtgttgtactctgcttccaccactagatggcagtgtaagtgtgttgtactctgcttccactactagatggcagtgtaagtatgttatactctgcttccaccaatagatggcagcgtaagtgtgttgtactctgcttccaccactagatggcagtgtgttgtactctgcttctaccactagatggcagtgtgttgtactctgcttccaccactagatggcagtgtaagtgtgttgtactctgcttccaccactaaatggcagtgtgttgtactctgcttccaccactagatggcagtgtgttgtactctgcttccaccactagatggcagtgtgttgtactctgcttccaccactagatggcagtgtgttgtactctgcttccaccactagatggcagtgtaagtgtgttgtactctgcttccaccactagatggcagcgtaagtgtgctgtactctgcttccaccactagatggcagcgtaagtgtgttgtactctgcttccaccactagatggcagtgtaagtgtgttgtactctgctgacaccactagatggcagcgtaagtgtgttgtactctgcttccaccactagatggcagtgtaagtgtgttgtactctgcttccaccactagatggcagtgtgttgtactctgcttccaccactagatggcagtgtgttgtactctgcttccaccactagatggcagcgtcagtgtgttgtactctgcttccaccactagatggcagcgtaagtGCAGAGTTGAGCGCCTAAATTTATCTATACTAAAATCTCTAACTTTGCAGAGCTTTACTTTATTAGCATGAGACTTGGCACAGAGAATGTTCATATGTTATGCTACAGTTTCTGAGTTTTTTTGGCttgatataaataatacataatatatatctataataaataatatatatatttatatattacatataatagataataaataatatatatatatataaatctaaCCTCGGGGTATGAGCAGTGATCAGAGTCACTTCCTGCCAACACGGCTGAAGCTTCTTCCTCcaactcttcatcttcctccagaACATCGACCAGAgacacagtctgctcctctgacatcatcacctgcaacacacacacagagggggcaatgacacgcaggataggaccgcttgGTGCGggactcgaaccggggtcgcctgcagcgaggactatagcctcaacacacggggttagggttagtgctctacccactgaacTAAACACTGCCACGTGTGCGACTTGTTCTTAACTAGAACGGATCTGTTGTTCCGTATCGGTTCCAATATAAAGGACTTCCTGTGGAACAGGGAGAACCCAGTAACCCTTACTCTCATATTTTAGATCTATGCATAAAAGTATTTAACAACGGATCTTATAGGAACGTTGCTTCTGTTAAATCACATTGATGGGTCAGGGGTcaagggtcagaggtcaggcgtcaggggttaggggtcaggggtcaagggtcagaggtcagacgtcaggggtcagggtgatgttgaggttggggttaattgctggtatgatgttgaggttggggttaattgctggtatgatgttgaggttggggttaattgctggtatgatgttgaggttggggttaattgctggtatgatgttgaggttggggttaattgctggtatgatgttgaggttggggttaattgctggtataatgttgaggttggggttaattgctggtataatgttgaggttggggttaattgctggtatgatgttgaggttggggttaattgctggtataatgttgaggttggggttaattgctggtatgATGTTGAGGTTGGGTTAATTGTTggtatagaatagaatagaatgcctttattgtcattatacaatgtACAATGAGATTTAAGCTTCACCTTAAAgtgcacacattaaaaagacataaaatagacattaaatagataaaaaaaattatgtacagtaaaagtgaaatgagGTAGGGAAAATAAGTGACTGTAGTGGTTAGGGCAAGTATGCTGTGCTATAATAGTGCAGAGGTAGATGTCTGAGGGCATGTTGTTTGGCggtgttgaaacatttgtaGTGTAGTGACAGATCTTGATTGAGTCTGGATCAGTTTCTTAGTGCAAGCTTGAGTTGAGTATGGTGACGGCTCTTGGGAAGAAACTGTCTCTGAGGGCTGGTCCTGTAGCGCCTGCCAGAGGGCAGCAGGTTGAAGAGGTGGAAGCCAGGATGTGTGTAGTCTTTTATGATGCTCTTTGCCCTTCCTAGGCACCGGGAGTTGTAAATGGTGgggttgaggttggggttaattgctggtataatgttgaggttggggttaattgctggtatgatgttgaggttggggttaattgctggtatgatgttgaggttggggttaattgctggtatgatgttgaggttggggttaattgctggtataatgttgaggttggggttaattgctggtatgatgttgaggttggggttaattgctggtataatgttgaggttggggttaattgctggtataatgttgaggttggggttaattgctggtatgATGTTGAGGTTAGGGTTAATTGTTGAGGGTAAAGATGACGATGACAACAATAACGTTTAAAGGAACAATATCTGCATATTTAATGAAAATAGAAGCATTTCTGTGGCAATtataaagagaaaaggagagatacAACTATTACATCATCATAAAGAGACTTTAAACTGGCTCCAAATTCAGTCCCAAAACCTAAAAGCTTTAAACTCTGAAAAATAAAGGGATAAAAGTCATCttctattaaatgtttataatcTGATCGATCACCTAGCGGATCAGTTATTACTCTTTAATCTATTGGCATAAACAAGTGTTCAATAATGTGATGAGTCTTACCTGGTCTGGGGATTAAAGGGTTAGCCTTGTTTCCTAGTGGGAGGAAATGAGAGATTATCAGTTGCTTCCTTCAACATGAGAACAACAGGATTGTTTAATGGGTAAAAGTTTGATGTAAGGGTTAGGGAGATTAAAGACCAGCTAAGTCTGCTAACACAGCTAACCTTACCCCTAACCCTGTCTAACAGTAATATCAGCTCAACATAAACTCCTCGTCTATAAGGGAGATAAGATCTTTGATATGGTTGAAAAAGGCAGACGAGTATAAGTTACTGTGAAGTTACTTCAGTTGGCGATGCCTTATTACAATAAGTATTCAtttctttaattaaattaaatctgcTATTTTGCTACTTCTGTTAAATGATTTCCCAAAAGgaaaggaacattttaaaaactcacaCTTTGAAACATACGACATTATATCATCCTCAGCAATTACAGACTCTATAGCCTATATAGcctataaccctaaccctaacccttcacagTAAGGTTGAATGAAACTTCCAGTAGTTGTTTCTACAGCTGCCAGAAGCTTTAATAACAGAGTCAGTCTGAaacagagggttagggttagggttagttaaccCTGGTTAGTAAccagaagggttagggttagttaaccCTGGTTAGTAAccagaagggttagggttagttaaccCTGGTTAGTAGCCAGAAGGGTCAGTTAACCCTGGTTAGTAACCAGAAGGGTCAGTTAACCCTGGATCTTAACcagaggggttagggttagttaaccCTGGTTAGTAACcagaggggttagggttagttaaccCTGGATCTTAACcagaggggttagggttagttaaccCTGGTTAGTAAccagaagggttagggttagttaaccCTGGTTATTAACCAGAAGGGTCAGTTAACCCTGGTTAGTAACCAGAAGGGTCAGTTAACCCTGGTTAGTAACcagaggggttagggttagttaaccCTGGATCTTAACcagaggggttagggttagttaaccCTGGTTAGTAAccagaagggttagggttagttaaccCTGGTTATTAACCAGAAGGGTCAGTTAACCCTGGTTAGTAAccagaagggttagggttagttaaccCTGGATTTTAACCAGAAGTCGATTCTGGATTTTGCTGCGTAGTTTGGTTTGAACCAGGAGTTTCGTTTGGTGTCAAGGATTTAAGTTATTAGACGACATCAGTAACAggatgtaatataatattaatagttagctatcatatataatatatactagTTATGTATATAGATATGATCAACAGTAACAggatgtaatataatattaatagttagctatcatatataatatatactagTTATGTATATTAGATATGATCAACAGTAACAGgatgttatataatatataatagttagctatcatatataatatatactagTAGTTATGTATATAGATATGATCAACAGTAACAGgatgttatataatatataatagttaGGTATATTACATAACCTCTACCTCACCTCCTTCTATAAGATGAGaaatcagccaatcagctgttAGTAATTAATGACATCACCACATATTGATCAGCGTTAGCTTCAGCCGTTAGCCACAGCTAGCTTCAGCCGTTACCCACAGCTAGCTTAAGCCGTTAGCCACAGCTAGCTTCAGCCGTTAGCCACAGCTAGCTTCAGCCGTTAGCCACAGCTAGCTTAAGCCGTTAGCCACAGCTAGCTTCAGCCGTTAGCCACAGCTAGCTTAAGCCGTTAGCCACAGTTAGCTTCCACGGTTTATATGAATGTGAATCTGCTACGTGCTAATGCTAACTCACCGAGTCAAACCGGAACTTCTCCGCCCGAACCAGCCGATCACCTGATCAGCGATGATCAACGATGATCCGTATTGGTCGATAATAACTGATAATAACTGATAATTAGCTCCGTCTGAtgttagctgctgctgctagcGCTGATGACAACATCCGGTTTACTTCCGCAGATCGTATTTGGCGCCACTCAGGGTCACGTGGTTAAAACTAAATAgaactttatttaaaagtgttcaaggTATTAAAGtgtttaactttattaacaagaacacattattataaaatgtaaataatataaacatttatttaatata
This genomic interval from Scomber japonicus isolate fScoJap1 chromosome 17, fScoJap1.pri, whole genome shotgun sequence contains the following:
- the LOC128377095 gene encoding putative E3 ubiquitin-protein ligase UBR7, which gives rise to MMSEEQTVSLVDVLEEDEELEEEASAVLAGSDSDHCSYPEGYVQRQALYACNTCSPRGGEPAGVCLACSYKCHEGHDLFELYTKRNFRCDCGNRKFTELQCKLFPDKDELNSLNKYSHNFFGEYCTCSRPYPDPEDQVEDEMIQCVVCEDWLHGRHLGCEVPDCVELQEMICESCMNKNPFLWTFAAHLAVPDESAEEVVKEETAGTNESNANQNQSEEVDDVIEPNCKRSRQEAEPSCRLKELQATGQKRVQSGAVFWPSAWRSKLCSCNTCQETLSEASLSFLLDESDTVLAYENKGKNSEQRTPGHDPLMSALDNLNRVQQLEIIHGYNDMKTELKDFLQRFAAEGKVVTPDDIRQFFEQQSRKRRQVDAGRLYST